GTGAAGCATATACATACACTGTAAACTGACGCTGGTTTGAAGATTAAATGTGGTACCAAATCTGACAACACTGCTTACCGTACTGCCTCCAAAGCCAGGGTGGTTCCAGCCCAGAACAGAGTAGCCCCCTacagtgcacaaacacaagatTTATCTAAGATTGAAATAAAACTGTTTCAGACTTATGTATTATTGTATGTATTCAGCACTTTATGTGCTTTTctacaaaatatgtaaatagcATATTAAAATATCTTGACTCTGGTGAAGCAGAGGATTCCTCACCCTCCAGTGGTGTGTTCATGCAGCCCACCTCATAGAAGCCTGCGTTCCCCTCACAGCAGATGACCTGTGGCAGAATTCAAGAACCAGCTGTAATgtagctgtgtgtaacaaattTTGTTGGACCTTGTTGGACAAGCCcaaggcacaaaaacaacacatcactGCAGACATTTACCAGGGTCTGGCCAGTCTGTCCCCCATCTCTCCTTCGATCCACAAACATTGTGTCGATCTCATTACCGTCACAAGCCACAAGCTTGTTCCTTTGGCCGTCAAACTGTGACAAATGGAGggaaattgacagaaaatggtgATTGGAATTGGAAGTGACTGTAGaaagagtgtatgtgtgtgcgtgtgtgtgtgtgtgtgtgtgtgtgtgtgtgtgtgtgtgtgtgtgtgtttacctcttCTATTAACTTAGCTTGGCCTTGCAGGAGCATGGGCCTCATGGCTTTCTGCAGTAAACCTACAGAGCCAGGATACAACATCCTCCTCCCAAATGAATGGGCAATCAGAAaactggagaggaagaaaatagaCATGACGACACTGTAGCAACACTGGGCAAATTCTTTATCTTTTCCTGGATAAATGAGACTGACTTTGGGTGAAGTAAGATGCAAACCTACTATAAAGCAGACTGGACCTATCCCCATACTGTGATTCTAGTTACAAATGTGCAGTATCATCCTGCAGTCATGCAGagccttcattttttttttttttcttttattcgtGTAGCATACATTTCATTTACCTGATGACGTGGCATGGTAGAGTGCGCACAGAGTTAAGGACActgtctgctgctcctcttaATCTAGGCTCTGGCTTTAACAGAGAAACACCAGCCTTGGAAAGTTTCCTGTCACACAAAGAGTCGGAggtttaaaatgaaatagaattcaaagtgctctgaGTGCGTGCATTTATAATGAACTGACCCTGATGGGAATAGAATTGCAGTGACCACGTGGCTATTTCAAATGTTGATAACATGGCAATAAAATAGAAGACTAACAACGTACGGATTGCTGACTTCTGTCCAGCTGAAATCTGCAGGCCAGTTGTAGAAGTCAAAGTCATAGCACCTCACTTTTTTCTACATGGAaagcacaaacaacaaaagaagtTATCCCTTAAGGCAAGTTCTGATGTACTGATATGGATACctacaaacacatttgtaattattattttgtctcaTTGTTCCCCAAAACATAAGAGCACAAATACCAACATCAAACCCTGATGTTCAGTACCTGTATCGGCTTACAATGACCTCACCTTGTTTGCTGGTGTGTGATTCTTCTTAGTTTCTTCAAGAATGGAGATAAACTGAAGATACTCTGAGTTTTTCCATCTCCCCCATCCTTGGGGAGCAAAGGACAGAGGGAAGGGAGGCAGGAAGacagcaaaaacagagagagatataaGTGGAGTGCAGAAGAGACACACAATCATTCTGCTGCAATGCCTCAAGGGTGCATTTAGTATGCTTTGTAGGTGTAGACCTTGTGCAACGATCTCAATGTTAATTATATCTTATTGGCATGCAGCATATAGAGCATATGTTGTGATATCTAAAGATGAATGAATTGAATAGGTCATTGTCTGGATGCTGGTCAGTTGAAATCTGCAGCCTCACCTCTAAGACAGGCCACTCCTAGAAGACACACCAGTACTGTTCCCACATACTGGCCCACTGGAACCAGCTTACTGCTGCAGATGTAAcctaaaaatacacaaagcagcagtgacGCAGACATCCACATAAACCCCTCTTTTCCTTTGCCTCATTAACGGGCACCAATGCAAAGATTCACAGTCTGACAACAACTGAATGCCTAAATCAATATCAGAAACTCAATTATACACTAAGGAATGGCACAGAACCTCAAGCAATTAATTCCTATTGATGCACAGTCTTGCTGGATAATTCAGTCGCTGCTTCTTATATTAATCCAACTTGTATAAgatccagcccccccccccctccacccataACAAGTGGCAGTTTTTTGGTCCTTAATGGAAAGAGAAAtgtcatccaaaaaaaaaatacatattttgatATATGTTACTGCCAAACTTTCTCAGAAAGACTTTTACTAAACTCACTGTGTTGTTACAATGTACTATTCTTCCACAACAGGGACTGTTAACATGGAAATAAGACTGGGCAATGAGGTTGACATCAGTATCATGATAATAATCTAGATATTTTCCCCTTTACAGGGAATACAAATAAACAGTATCTAACATCATAATGAACCAAATGtatgcaaaatgacaaatacaacAACTAAACTGGGGTTATCTTCACTGTTTTGCAGAGTTTTGCAGAGAGATAACAAGATAACATCCTGATCTTATGTAACTGAAATTCAATGAATGATGATACTGAATCATCAACCAGCCCATGACCATGAACTCCTGTGTTTATAAACCACAACAAAGGCTACAATCAACAGTATATATGTGTGgtctatctatcaatctatcaaaACATTACAGAGCACATGATGAAATCCTTAAATGTCTCATTCACACCAAGCAACATTTCAAAACCCAAACATTTACAATTAACGTATATAAAGTAGAGAAAAGTAATTGGAGTGGATGGAACCAGCCAATGTTAGCTGTTATATACAGAGACGTGATAGTCTAATCAATAAGACGACTAATATTTGTAATAAACTGTGATCATAACTGCAGTAAATGATGGAGATAaatcttcctgtttcctcctaAACATAATTAACACAACCTACCTTTCCTGTACAGATAGcagaggagaaggggggagcTGTAGTAGGACAGAGACCACAGGGCTGCGGCCTGGAGGgggaaaacacaaatgttacTTTACACAATTAGAAATCCTTTCCACACAGTATTATCAACCATAAAACCATACTGACCCAACCAAGgatgctgtcagtgtgtttctcCAGACTCCTGGGTTGGTAGGTCCATCCCTGCTAACAGTGGGAGGAGTTGTTATTCATGTCATGAGCACggttgctaacgttagctagctgtcTGTAGCCATTTTAAGAGACGGCTTAAAACATATCACAACTCCATTACGTCTTTACTGTGGCTCTGTTAAAGTTAACACACAAGATTATgcttattgttattattagttttcTTTTGAGCTTCTGTCGTTTCTTTCCCATCTTGGCAAAGTTTCCTCCCACTTGCTTCCCACTTAGCGTTAGCTAGCATAACCAGTTTAATGTCATCGAGTAAAGCAGTTCATTAAGCTACAGTTGGACTGGAGGGGAAAACGTTGACGAGCTGAACATGAAGAGACACTTGATGTGCGTCTGTCGTTTCATTCATTTGACATTACAGCCCGGCTGTGCTGTGACAGCGGGGTTTCAATAACACAACACCTGACACTTCCGGATGCAGCCGGAGCTACACCAATGCTAAGAGATGAAATACTGCTCAGTTTTCGCAGGCGGCTGTactcaaacaaatacaaaacatgaaCGGTATCCCTACCCTCCTCCCCGCCCTGCCTTCAGGTCGAGACTGGTCCGGTGAACGGTGAACTCGCTGTAAATGCGGCCCTAAAATACAGCGGAGGAACATCCAGCCGGCCATTCTTCCACTGCGAGGACTACGGAAGCCTGCACTGACCAGAACTCTCAAACGCGAAAGCGCTTAGAAAGTTgttggaaaacatgtattgGAGATAAGCAAAACTGCAGAcaacaatatttatttaaaaatgtctttatttaaatacaGGTATATATACAAGTACAAGACAACTGGTATAAAGCCAAATGCTTGAGAAAAAGTGTTAAGGAAACCAGTGTATGAGATAATGTAACTTCCTCACATTTGGGACAAGGTTTAGAGCCTCATGCGAAAAAATGTCCCCCTCCCTTTTCCCCTTCCGGCTCAGTAAATGAGTAATAAGGTAGGCCTACTTATAAAGAGCAATGCAATGCATAAACATTCAAGCAATTGCGTTGTATTTCCCTGAAGCATTGAAGTTCTCTTCGCATCCTAAGTGTGACATTCAGTTGTTACTTTTGTTTATAAaggccttctgctgcagctgggaaCTGAGCGGATATGACAGCTGGATGAGGATGAGATGTGGGTAGGTGATCAGGTCTGACACTGTTCGAATCTGAAAACagagcacaaagacaaactcGCACAAAAAATCTCCCGTCCCCCAGTCTCTTTTATTCTTccttaaacacaaacacagacagcccACGCAACAACAACACATGGGTGAAGGAGCGCTGCCTGTCAGCGCATGGCGTGATATTATGCCACAGTGTCAGAGTGATGTTCAGGCCAGCGTGATTGGTGAGTGTGAGAAGAATGTGAGGGGCACATGAGtgacagtgcaaacacacatagacacacacatacagttcaGCATACAAAGGCGCACACAGGTGATGCAAAGGCTTTTTGCTTACTGCTCCAGTTCCTTATAGacatcatcctctcctctaGGCTTCAAATCCTGGCATGAAGAAGAAAAGGGGGAAGGGAGACAGGGAAAGAGTGGGACAGTGAAGAGGATGATAAAGAGTGAAATCCGCGCTACTGAGGCCAGATTTATGTCCCTCTGCACCCTGTGTAATGAGATTGATTTGTTAATATCACTAATGTAAGGGTGACAGTTGATAGGTAATGGTTTTATCTGAGAGAGGGCTGACAGATTGGAGGAGAGGAATGCAAGTGTGAGGGAAGACAGAACTGACAGCTTAGGGAGATATCAattgagagagagtgagagactgtATGCATTGGTGGATGTGTGTAACGCAACTCCTCACACCCTCATATGCAACACACCTCTGTGTGCGCGCAGGGGACGACACAATAACTCACCATGTAGACTGAGCCCTGGGGAGGAGCCTattgggagaggaggagaggagagcggagAAAACAGGTTTAATGAACaagtgacagagagggaggaacagcaagaaaatagaaacagaggatgaaagtgaagaaaaaatgtACAATAGAGACTAGACAGAAAAGGGGATGGGAGGGTGAGAGGAgcaaaaggagaagagaggggggggggtgaaagtGAGAGCAAAATGAGGTGGAAAAAATCATCAGAGGCTATTTAGTCATTGAAAATGTCTGAATTCATCACCTGTCTGATGTCCTCAGGATCCTCATAGATGTTCTCTGCTTCTCCCGagtggacagacagagactgtTCAATACCTGAGTACAGAGAGAGAGTtaccaatacacacacacacacacacacacacacacacacacagacacacacagacagacacacacacatacaaacacgcagggagggaggaggtgggggcagATTCATTACAACAACCCCAGAGGATGTCACGTCCCACATCACTCAGTGGCAGCCGACAGGGGCCGAAGATGGACGGAACATGGAAAACTGTCAAAAAAGAAAACGCCGGAAGCCTTACCGCGTTCAGagatgtgtttctgtctccatagcaacacaCCGACAGCCACAGCAACCAGGGGCACCAGGAGTaataaagcagagagagaagggaacGGGAAGGGGGGCtctacaaaaggaaaaaaaaaagtgagagggagacaaaaaaagCACGAACATTTCAAAGAACAGTGCTAATATAAAACTTGTAGAGCTATGAGTGTGCATCGCTGAATGGCATGAATAGAAGTTATTGCTGTTTGTTCTTCAGTTCGCTATTTTGTTCAAGTCAAGTGGGGTCAACCTCCTCTTTACGTGCACACTACAGGCTATGAATTTAAGGACATGTTGCAGTTACGATTCTCTCAACATGTTACACGCATTTGCAtcatgctgctgtcagtcacagacaATAGGTGCAGTGGAAGAAGGCAAGGAAATCCAGGCTCTGTCAGACAGAGTGAATAGTCTGTATGACAGCTCAGTAGACATCGATCTGACAGACACTCAGTCTGGACAGTAAATGCTGTCAATTTGAAATGTGGacgagaagaagaaaagcaccGGTATCAGAGAGACCAGATGCTGTCACATCATCAGTAAAACCTCAGCATGAAACCTCCATAACGAGCAGTTTGATTCAACTTTTTACAAATCCTGTTTATTCTCTATATCATTATCTAAATGTGTATGTAATGTAGGTAAAGTTAAGAGAGGCTTTTCCATGCACACTCCCCTGACATCTGATCTTAACACAAACTCTGTCAATGCAGCATCAGAAAACAGATGGACGGAAAGCGTAGGCATGATTATCACATACATTACATAAGCAAACCATTTGCTCACTGTAGCACTAGTCAAATTTTGTGGGAAGAACTCACGCGCAGTATCAGACTTGTCAGGTTAGTTTGCATAATGAGGATGACATCAGTCTTGCAAAGCACAGCCACAGGGCGACACAAGGAGCAGAAGGGAGGTACTTGTTTCCACAGAGACTGCTGTAATTTGGTATACTTGAACAAGTGTTCGGTCGCTGCCTGCTCACTGTTCATGGAGCACAAAGCTATCAGATCCATCAGATATCTTTGGATTACAAAGGAGAAGTCTAATAAACCACATGTAACTACAGAGCTACTAAAGTAGACTTTTTATGGTATCATAATCAATTCTAAACTATTAATACCGTTTTGCCTGTGGCATTTGAGATTATCTGACGGACAGAAATCAGGCAAAACTAGTGCACTCAGACACCTCATCAACGTTCCACAAATTTTGTTTGTTAAAGAATTGGCCCTCAGGTTTCACCTTAGCCCTGGTGTCACAGCTTTTAGCCAGCTTCAAAAATAATCAATCATTATGTGCAGTGTGAGGTGTAATTGATTGGTGAGTATGTGTAGAGAGTTGCTAATGGAATATTGTGGTGAGTGCTGACCCCAAGATTGACCTGCACTGTTCTCCATGCCAGCTTTAACGCACGATTTATGGTAATTGAGTGCAGTGAAGTGAGGCATAAATGTTCCCAGTTTCTCACTACCAcatctcttctttctctgtttctgtgtctctctccacatctctctcatcttcctctATCTCACCATTTCCTTTCCTCTATTGGCACTTCCTCCCTGCCTCGCCTATTTCATCTCAAATGAGGTAGGAGGTGAATTATATTGGTGCGATTGTTGAGGAGGGCAGCTGATAGGAGGCAGACCAAAGAACTGCTTGAATGCTTTGCAAATGATGAGCCAACTCAGGATAGCAAATGAATGCCGAACATCCCTGACATTTGAAGTATTTTATGTTCTGCAGAACGCAATGATTGCTTCAATTTTGCATTCTCTGAACTCTGTCACCAGTGAAAGGAATTcgattatgttttttttttgcttctggCTTACAGCACATTAAATATCCTCAGGATGTAGGTATATATATGACATTATATTGGTTGTTTGGTTATTCCCAGCAAACTTAAATGTTGTTTCAGTTCATTCTTAGAGCTAACTCTGTGCAAAATCCCAGCGTCTCTGGATGGCACCCAGAACAACTATTTATAAACCGTAAAACTGTCAATGCTTATTGGCAGACTATTCATTAATAACCAAGAATGTTTCAGCTATGTAATATTTtcaacagtgtaaatgtaaGTCATCAAACACTCACATTATTTGAACTTCTCTTTTTGCCCATCCTAAATTCTTTATTACACACTGGACAACACTATGTTGCACCCAGTCTCGACTCTCTCTCCTTGTCCTTATcacactctctgtctttcctccatGTCCATTACTCTTATAGCCATACCATCAGTGTGCATCATGATGAGCTCTGGGCCCCTCTGCCCAAGTGATGTATTGGGGTTCAGGGAGTGAACTCATCTCTGCTAAGGGATCCATTCAGCTGTCACGTCCTCCTGTGCTCCCCCACAGCCACCAATACAATAAGCCtgaataatttagtttttgagGGGAGAGATGTCCTAAGGTCCTGTCTTCTTATATTCGCATATCAGCTGGGAGAGTGTGATGAGAAAAACGATAGCCTTTATATTTTATAGAGGAATAAGCTTAGCAGAGTATTAAAACTGTGGTGGGTTCTTTTTATGGAAAAAGGGCACGTAAATGGAGAGAACTATTCCGCTGGATATTATCTGCAAATCACAGCATCTTGTTACACAGAAGTGCCGACCTGTGACCTCTTTAACCACATTAAGAAAGCATAACATATGGTATCTGTCAGGAGtattttcctctgtaaaatacGGGTTTTCTGGCAGATTAATTGACCTGAGGTTGGCTTGAATGCTCCGCAGACTGCTTCATGGCACACATATCTGAGAATCATCCACATTCATGGTTCATTATCTCCACTGATTTGACAGAAAGTCTGCCAGGACTCGTGTGCTGGTAATATTATCTGTGTTGataaagaaaattagaaaacagACCAGTCTATCATGCCATCCTTCCCACCTTCATGGGGCATTGTGACAGTTTGCGTTGCCCAGATGGTCTGCCCATTTTTCAGCTGCAGGGTGCAGGTGTAGTTCCCAGCTGTCTCCGAGGTGATGGGCATGGGCACAACGGTCGTGATGCTGCCAGGACTGCCACTTGACAAGGGCAGCCGGCGACTCTTATTCTGGTATTTCCAGTTAGCACTCTGGACCTGGGACCGTTCTGAGTACATACACTCCAACTGCAGTTTTGAGGCAGATCGGCTGGATTTCACTGTGGATGTGATGCAGAGCagtgagggggaggggagaAGAGCATGGGAGCATAAGGGAGGGAAAATGTTAAAGAGGGAcgaaacaaatgaaaagaaagtgagggaaggatgaataaataaaaaaaagacaggcaGAAGGTAAGAGAGCAGAGCAAGATAGGACGAGAAAGTGAGTTAAAGGGTAGTGTGTGAATATAGAAAAGGCCAAGGACAGATAGAGAGTAATGGGGTAAAGGGAAAGTGATATGGAAAACAAAGAACAATTCAGCGAGGGgtcaaaataatatatattcattAAAGTGATTTGCTGCTAATGCTTTGGTTGACTATGACTGATGCTTAGTGTCTCATCAAACTGAAATGAGAATCCATCTGGTTGTAATCAAGCTCCACAGACCcccacatacacatgcataaaaacacacacatttcagcctTGATTAGTGTGATCAGTGTGGGCCACCTACAGCCTTGGTGGGAGGGCAGCAGGTATAATCATACATAATGATACTCATAATGAGGTGGGGTAAAAATACATGAGTCACATGATTGGTgtgggtggatgtgtgtgtgtgtgtgtgtgtgtgtgtgtgtgtgtgtgtgtgcggatgaATGAGGGATGCAGATGTGTGAAGCAAGATGACAGTGACAATGACAGATAGGCTGGTCATGTCTGGGCAGCTGTGATGGATGCCAGTGGGACTGTGATTAGTAAAGCCTTCCAAGGCTGCCATGACAAGgcattgtatgtgtgtgtatattgggctttgtgtgtgtgggtgcaattgtgttgtgtgtgtttctgcaaaaGGGTGAAACCTCCCCAAGGCTCACTCATAAAATTCAACAGGTgttctgctcatttttttcattttgaatttatgAATCAAGTAAATGTTCCTTTTCATGAGGGATATTGTAGATGTATTCATTCAATATTGTGACATTTCAGCAATAGCTGTTGGAAATTATCTGCGTCCTTATTCCACAGTGTATGAGCTGTGAGAACAATGCACTGGGAGGCGGTAAGAGTTCAGTGGCTTTTAATTTTGGTCACATCAGAAACATGGCTCCTTTGGCCACACGTCACTCTGCCTCTAATTTTGCCACTGTCTTATATACTGTTTAGATTTAAGGAGCAATTTGACATTTAAGCCTAACACAATATGCTTATTCGCCTTTCTTTATGGAGTTggatgccactctcatgtccATATAATCAgtctggagctggagccagaaggcaattagtttagcttagcataaagactgaaagcaggcAGAAACACCTAGCCTAGCTCTGTTGAGTATAGAAGTGTGTGAAGGTCACTAATCAAAATCTCATTTGTTCAGGTCATGCATGAACAGAACTACAAAAACCACAAGGTGTGGTTTTAGTGGTTTGTCTAGGTGAACAGCAGGAGGGTAAAGTGACTTCCCCTAGTCTTGTTGTCACATTGacgttgccaggcaaccagcggaTATGCTGC
The nucleotide sequence above comes from Pempheris klunzingeri isolate RE-2024b chromosome 8, fPemKlu1.hap1, whole genome shotgun sequence. Encoded proteins:
- the abhd16a gene encoding phosphatidylserine lipase ABHD16A; amino-acid sequence: MAGWMFLRCILGPHLQRVHRSPDQSRPEGRAGRRGWTYQPRSLEKHTDSILGWAAALWSLSYYSSPLLLCYLYRKGYICSSKLVPVGQYVGTVLVCLLGVACLRGWGRWKNSEYLQFISILEETKKNHTPANKKKVRCYDFDFYNWPADFSWTEVSNPKLSKAGVSLLKPEPRLRGAADSVLNSVRTLPCHVISFLIAHSFGRRMLYPGSVGLLQKAMRPMLLQGQAKLIEEFDGQRNKLVACDGNEIDTMFVDRRRDGGQTGQTLVICCEGNAGFYEVGCMNTPLEGGYSVLGWNHPGFGGSTGVPFPQNEANAMDVVIQFAMHRLGFQLSDIVIYAWSIGGFTASWAVMSYPEIQSVVLDASFDDLLPLALKVMPDSWRPLVQHTVRQYMNLNNAEQLLKYQGPVLLIRRTRDEIITTTGPEDIMSNRGNDLLLKLLQFRYPKIMTDEGIRVVRQWLGSSNHLEEASVYSGYEVDDDWCVSVLQSYQADRDVLFPWSVGEDMTLEGRRQLALFLARKYMRNFETTHCTPLPASEFHSPWRL